The Pieris rapae chromosome 13, ilPieRapa1.1, whole genome shotgun sequence genomic sequence CAAGCTAATGACGCtattattaagtacctaatacaatagaatacATCCGGGACctttttggtcaatataaccagtatgttgttctaaacgatatcgtcgtaaacggttttaCAAATGAACCAAGTGGTTATTGCAAAAAGTGTAGGCCCTGCGTTTAGATACATAACTGATTTACGAACtgaccaataaaaaataatgaaacaaaggTTCACGTTGCTCTGTTCTCTATTGTCTTTGGTCGAATGGCTAACAAATTTGACCACAGGCATGATATTCAGGgtgatgtattttatatacctatcTAAGTTAAGACTTTACGCTGTAATTGTACTCTTAAGGGAACTTCTCAGAGCCGGGATTTAGGGGAGGTCAACCGGGGCTACAGTCCTGGACAcccaaaatacaaaaatagagcattggaaacaaaagaaaattacaaCTAAAAACAGGAGTTAACCACATTTCCTTTCATACATTTCTCGAAAAACTCGACTAATAAAACCTCCCCCTTTGTTATCCTGAGGCTTCCAGACTTCGAGTTCCTGCCCTGTTAGTAAGAGTCGACTATGCTAACCTGAGGAACTGGAATATATACTTACTGGCATTCCTGAATTCAGTGAGTGACAGACTGTATTTCAGCCAATCCTCCATTGTTTTAGCATGCACGCGCTCCGTAGAGTTGTAGTACCGATAATTCAATGTATCGGTTGCAGACGCCGCATTATTATACTCGATCTTTTCTATGCCTTTAAaaagttagtttttaatatgagGGCACGAATTTTGAGgcaatgttaaattaatatatataattaaaacaaatatttaaataaaaataacatattttatgataaatactTTGAAATGGGCTTAAGTAAGGATCTTTACGTAATGTAACAAAAGCAAACATGTATATAACGGAAAATTAAACGTACCCTGGAAATAGTCTCCTGCATCAGCTCTTTCCTTCACCTTCTGCCGCTTTCCACCAGGTTGACTGTACGTAGTCATTTCGACACTAACCATGCACCATACTTGGTGgtaaatcttatataatatcCATTGAATAGAACTGCCCAGTTGAAACGATCGCATTACGCTTTGTTCTAAACTTGTTTGGGTAAAGTGATACGTTTGAAATACAAGTACACAtagtttagtatttatataaaaatataacaagtaACAACCGACTTTAGAAAAGGCAGACGTTTACAATTCGATGTGGATCATGGATTGCGTCTGATTAAGCATAGCAGTGGTCCTATCAATCACACAAGATTAGATAGATTTaaggaactaaatattatgacattatccggtcaatatattcttgaagccttgttgtatgtacagaaaaacttaaacgattttaaaacaaatggtgactttcaccagtatactgtataatacgcgtaatagaactaatttgagtgtgcgaccaaccaggctccagaagataaaccactccttatatggaaattgtattcgtttttacaacaaactcccaagcgaaattagagaactgtcactaaataaattcaaagcccttgttaaaagtaaattaattaataaagccttttataaatgtgacgaatacctaaatgatcctaatccttgggattgatttgctccagttcaaacaatttgtattaaaaacttggcgattgaaaagagtggcggaaagtttcttgccagttctttttacccgctctacgcccttgacttaagaactggtggtaaatgtaaatttacgattaatttaatttgttttccttgacgttcataagtgtacatgtttacctaaatgaataaagatattatgactatgactatgatagtcatagtcataatatctttattcatactATGACTGATATTAATGATACCGTCGCCAATGGCCTCttaatgctagagggctcgcgtgtGTGTTTCCggcctattaaaataaatttattttaattagaattaccCAAATGTGTGACCCAGTATAGAAAATAGTTGAATTCTTTTAGATAGTTTACTAGCAAcagttcaataaaaatctctttgaaactcaattataaattataaataaaataaaaaatcatagtaaaataatttattctataagAATATCCACAACAATCGTAACAAAACCGCGGCAAATATCACCAGAAGCGGTATCGGTATCTTGTTAGGCCTCTCCCGAAGACCTGAGACCTGACCCTTCTTCATCGGCTTCACGAGACCAGGCATCGTGGGCTTATCAATCGGTTCTCCCATCATGGAGAATTTGGTGGCGCTGACAATTCTGACATTTAGCATTTTGCCCATATATCTCTGCTCTTTGGGTACCAGCACCTGTTCATAGAACTCGTTGTGGGCcacgaaataatttttatcgtGGGACACGTCGGTGACTAACACCTGTTGGGTCTCTCCAATTTTGTGGCCGTACGGCTCGTATGATCGGAAGAATTCTGAAAGAGCTTTCGTACGCTTCTTGACTTCTTGGCCTGGGACCTGGAAGGGGGTAACCGATCAGAATAGCAGGCcacattgttatataaaaataaaccatatTTCTCACTGAACAAAATAGATACTACACTAAAAAttgaagaattttattttgtaacattttcgTAGACTTTAAATTTTCTCAAATCTAAAAGTTATTGAGAACAAGATTTTTCTGGCTCATGATTAAAGattacacatataattatttaactaatgtatacagattatgtaaattctattttaaaagagtgagTGGGGAGATTCTCCTCATTCTCGACACGAAACTATCTTTTGGAAGGgacaactagaatcatctttatattttatttaacgtacaAAACTGCTATTTTAaatggtctaattggaataaataatttgatttgttattttacttatCAGTCATGTGAAATCCCAATATATAACGACTTTATTGCAAAGTTCAGATGTAGTTTAAAACAAGTAATATTGCATCTGCATTATTTCCAAACCCACCTTTCGCATATTGGCAGCGGGCGTTCCAGCTCGTGGAAAGAACTGGTTGATGAAGAGCGACGGGAACTTGTACCGACGACAAAGGGACATCGTGTCTTCGAAGTCTTTCTCCGTTTCCGTTGGAAATCCGCAAATTATATCCGTCGCTATTGTCATTCCGGGAACCCTAAAATTAATAGTTCCAAGTAATTTTGTGCAAATAGAAACAAGACACGCGAATCGAACCCTGTATCGATAAATACTACAAAGTGAAATGATATATAATCAagccaatatataataaaaaatatacaagccATTTCAGGctccaaataaaaaataataacattattaataattattatagaatatagataGAACACGGTTggcttacgcccaaacccaatcacctatctcaatccatttttgaccaactgagatagacatcctaatccaaatattgataaaagtgtgctaatcaccaatcgacggattataatagccatctgtAAACACAAGTTATCCATgataggtcggatcggtgtatgaggatagacctttgtatgaaaaacacttacataagtttttaaaataaataaaaggtatttgatatgttttaaacagatatgtatattttaatattatttgtacggttttatttactttatttggtttatattgattttcaaatatgagtgtaaagagcgaagagattacATTCTATCCGTCatcaaaaatgaattgtctTCGTaaggtttggttattgggattcagataggagatcgatcgactgtcacggtctgattgaaacaatctgagattatgtagtaattattactttcgggcgttagtggcttcagcgtgcgactctaatctctgaggtcataggttcgattcccgacattcgctcgaacggtaaaacaaacaatagtGAAGAATACAGAACTCagtacagaaatctgaggcccaaacctaaaaaaaggttatagcggcacattttttttataatgataaatcatttttaattaaactataaataaaaacgtccAAAGCTAACTTTTCTCTTAAGAAATCCACTACTCTTTGGAAGTCTGCTCGGGTGTACTCCCGTCTCATATCCGCCAACACTTGGTCGCTGCCTGACTGTACTGGCACATGGAGGAACCTAAAAACCAAAGATTACTAATTCATTATTGATGACAATGGTGCGGCTTGCCTGGAACATCCTTGGACAGTATAGTatctatatactatactactaTAACAATCTAGGTGCAACCATATTTACCACAAAGAATAATAAAGCAAGCTTTGGAATTGCTTGgcagtttgttgtaaaaacgaattaaggtaattaaatttacgtaAAATTGAGCATTAACTCATGCTAATATCCCGTATATAGCACACTACAtacacttaatattatatattgtgtattatatTCTGTATACTAGACCGATATTGTAAAGtagaaaatctttaatatttaaatagactacttcaaagccggcaacgcacttgcgagccttttaataaaaaaaatatatcaatactTGTAAACTCGTGGATGATGCATGATTCGAGCGACCTCTTCCAAATGTTCAAGTATATAAGGTGGGTTCGTCATTCCTAGCCTCAGACGACAGCCCTCAGGAATCACTTCAACTAACTGCCAGAGTAACTCGGGCAGAGAAGTGCCAATGTCACGGCCATATGTGCcttaaaacaataacagttattatttaatctaaattaGCAATATAAAAAGACTAGaaactactttttttttcttggttTTATGTATCCCACATGTCCATGTTACACAGCTTTATTTCaggaaaacaaaattttgttgAGCAAATATCTTAAAGGAAAAAGAATTATGACAAGGCTTTTTTGCTCtgcattatattaaaaaaaaacattgttattacTAGGATCTTTCTTGACCAGTAAAGCTATAATGCAGTAGCCCCGGACCActatatatgattatttactTACAGCCGTTTATTTGAACAGATCAAAAACTAGgaacacaaatttaaataaactatttaatttaagtttataacaACACCAATGAAGGTGCAAAGATATGGACAATAATTATGGAGTGACAATATTTCACACTGCCGAAATATAACTTGAGAAATCTGTTATAAGGGGAAAATATATGTGGGGATAACATTACGTTATACGAAaaagctatatatatttttaaaattagtactGACCAGTTTTAGGCAGTATGAATTCAGAATTAgatacaagttttttttaagatgaaAATCAGTCTGACCtcttaaaagataaattaaaatgttaccgatattaaaatatatgtaaaatcatTACCAGTATCTTCACTTGTCAACCATATCTCAACCACTCCCTCCTTAAATGACTGTCTTGCCCTTTCCACAATTTCTTCTGGTGGGTAACTGCCCAGTTCTCCTCTTGCATGTTTGGTCTTACAATATGTGCACTGGTTCAGACATCCGGtgtttatagatattatttcaatgagAGGGTTCTTCCGCACTTTAGGCAATAATAGTGATGCACCACCTGCTTTACGGCCATCACTAGTCTTCTTAGTGCCAAATAGACGGACCGTGTGACCTAtaacacataatattttttcttaaatgattGCTCTTTTATTGCCCagcttaaataatacaaatcagTATATGAACTGAAATGGACAGGCAAATAGAGGATCAGATACAAAGGAAAAGACAATGAGTAGCCTACTCTCAAAAATCACAGCATAATGTATGACATTTCAAAGTTCATCTCAGCAATAATCTAAAAAACTTGACTACCATAGGGAATCTGATgtcaaaaaatcatttatccctttttagtttatttaccttttaatgTTTCCTCCACAATCTCAACTATTCTATCAATTTGCTGTACACCCACAACACTGAGGCCGGTGAGGTAGTTGGCTCGTGGAGCTCCCTGAGGCACACACCCAGCAACCACAACATGGATACCACGATTTTGACCTAGTTCTATCTCATTTCTGAAATGAATATTCAATGTTCAAACATAAATAGACTATGTGGATGTCAGCAAGAAAACTTAGCTTTTTGTTCTTGTACTTTTCCCcaaacacaaaacaataaataaacatttacttgAAATGGTCCTCTGATGGACTCTTAACAGTACAAGAGTTCAGTAACCAAAGTTGCGCCTGCCATTTATCTTCTGTGAGATTGTAGCCATGAGTTGCTAATAAACCTGCCATGTACTCTGAATCAGAATTGTTGTGAGCACACCCCCATGTCTTTACATATATAGTTTGTGTTCCTGAAATTCATGATTGAtatttagttagttagttcTCTCGTGAATTTTTACCGTTAACAAATATTCATTGCTATATaactataacaataataataaatatatattaaataattgtatttgtcAACAAAATTTCCTTGgcttaatgttttaattgtaggTTACCTGGTACTACACtctccaaaataattttttcagcaGGCTCTGCCGTTTTATTTTCACGACGTTTCGATCGTACACTAACATTTTTTCTACTTGCATATCTTTCTTTAGGTGTTATATCTTGAGATGATATTAAATCTTCGATATCGTCAATAATTTCGGAAAATGCTGCtggcatttttaattttcgtcaattatttattttagttccCGTTCTCTGACGTTATCTGTagtctaaacaaaaaaatatgtcatatgtCAATTCCTATATACAGAACATAGAAAGTGGACGTTGATGTCAATAACAATCAACACAACTGTCAGCTTGGACTGTCAGGATGTCAATCATAATAAGTTGACTCATGACTTACGCTGATGAGTGGTGCaaggcataaataaaaaaataaaaatgccagTGGCGCGCTAAAGTTGTGTGAGATATGTTGTATCGAAGTTACTTTTAAGTTTTGTCGTAGATTatcgtaacaatattttagtaaGTTTTGTGAATATCAAGATTAAAGACTGCAGCATACaacaatagaaaatatgtaAGTTTAACATTTCCCCCGTACAATGCGAAATTTTTGctcattaataacaattactacTTTTTATGCAcgtatatttgataattttagttgAAATATGATTATTCGCATTCAGTTTATAATGTAAGGATTAACAAAATCATAAGTATGTTACAAAAACTACTCCACTTTATTTCTTCACATTTGTAAGTACTGAGTACCCACTAACTAGGtacaaatactttttgactttgttGTTTTCatctttaagtttaaataaatactaaccTTAATCATTGCATTAACGATCCAGATAACTTAAACTTCTTCCTACTcttgttttgtaatttatcgAATTTTGTAGCCCCTTTGCCCAATGTCgcgcaaaaaataataaaaccccAGCGCACGCGCCCCGACCACCTGCCGTTATTCGATTCTTATAGATATTGAAAGTTTGCTTACCGATTGACTACGATTTTCGTGTATCGTTTATCCATAATAGTATATGTAATCCAAACTATTAAATAGGATAATCGAGCTATTTTTTAAACCAGTGCAGTTATGgcttataattaagtaatttacttaattcagtacgttgttttagtttttgtctaCAAAATGCTATATTTGGTCGAAAAATGCTGCGGCAAGCCATCTacatacagttttattttaattatactaagGTCAGAGGAAATAAATCCAACGCAGCCACAAAAGACCATTaacttatcaaataaaattattgcgtGCGATTTagctataaaatatgaattatctTCAAAGGTCGGAAGCTATCTCGCGATCTTTCTCCTCGCGTCCTAATTTGCACGATATGTGCCaacttgttttattactaaagtaaCTAAGTATAAATGGGTATTTTGGTAcgaataatcaaattaaagataAGGAAACCTGTCTttgtcataattaattttaactgtaaaatatcataattgaAAATAGTCTGTTATACGACTTCTCTTAGTGTTGAAGATGTatcatttgtatataatataaaaatagcgtAAATTTCAGTACAATAATGAGGATTACtttaggtttttgttatatctcTCAACTTCGCTACCATTTTCCAATCTTCTCCCTTCTTCTTATATAAACGTAGTGCTATCTCCTAAGGTTGGCGGATCTTGGATGCTTTGCTTTTTTTGGATGCAGCATTTTTTAACAATGACTTGGTTTCTTGACCAAACCAATCTTACTCCgctatatcttttatttcatcttctCATAGGTGGGCGTCctcttttttttcataccaTTAACACTAAACCCTGTGTCTCTGGTAAATTTGTCCGCTCCACCTTAAAACAGTGTAAATAGGTCCCAGAGAATTGCAGCTAAAGCAATGCGCTtccataatattaattgtggTATTAGTAATTCCATACATATCGTAAAGaacgaagaaaaaaaaagttaggtTAGGCCAAGTGatgaaaatatctataatttgGAGCTGTTTCTCTTACTACCTAATGAAAACATATGAAAATAGCCTTGCCAGTATAGTAGCCAGCTAATTTGGTTAGTGATTTCTTTTCGTAACATCTTTGTTAACTTAATTATACCAATCGTGATTTAGAAACTCAAAGGGCATGTAATTGAGGTGTGGGAAATACTCAAGGATTTGTTCTCTTATTTAAAGTGTGAAAATATTTCGGTAGACGTAACACTACACTAACTTGAGACCTTGAGTGGCCATGATGACGTTTTAAAGTTGTTctatatcttttaattaattaatttatttaagtgttcCATATCTTGCATAGTACTAACTTTACGGTGTTACAAACccttttatctaaaatgtatgaacatatatattatacaagataaaattaaaatatcagaaAATTTTAAGCAACAAAAAAGTGACCATCAAAACAACGGAAGTTCGAGGTACgcacttaaatatattcttctaAAACCGACAACTGACTAAATCCAACTCCGAATAAGAACTATTTGATACGATGAAATCGCAAAGAATTTCAAAGAGGGGTATCTGAACTCCTAGGTTGGTTTTTGCAgaaggaatttaaaaaaaatagcaattcATACAAAGATATAACAACGAAAAAATCTTCGATTATagtgatattataataaatttcttaagtcGCTGATGGTACGGGTGTCTATGTGAAAACGAATAGTATTGAATCATTACTATAAATGACCCAGAGAAAGAGATGCGAACATATAAATTCAATGTTTTATAGTATAAAACTTAAGTATATGGAACCCTAAAGTAAAGACGGATACGGATATCCGGTATACAAAAAGAAAGCCTTGTTAAATGAGATAAATTCTCatgctatttaaaa encodes the following:
- the LOC111003479 gene encoding threonylcarbamoyladenosine tRNA methylthiotransferase, encoding MPAAFSEIIDDIEDLISSQDITPKERYASRKNVSVRSKRRENKTAEPAEKIILESVVPGTQTIYVKTWGCAHNNSDSEYMAGLLATHGYNLTEDKWQAQLWLLNSCTVKSPSEDHFKNEIELGQNRGIHVVVAGCVPQGAPRANYLTGLSVVGVQQIDRIVEIVEETLKGHTVRLFGTKKTSDGRKAGGASLLLPKVRKNPLIEIISINTGCLNQCTYCKTKHARGELGSYPPEEIVERARQSFKEGVVEIWLTSEDTGTYGRDIGTSLPELLWQLVEVIPEGCRLRLGMTNPPYILEHLEEVARIMHHPRVYKFLHVPVQSGSDQVLADMRREYTRADFQRVVDFLREKVPGMTIATDIICGFPTETEKDFEDTMSLCRRYKFPSLFINQFFPRAGTPAANMRKVPGQEVKKRTKALSEFFRSYEPYGHKIGETQQVLVTDVSHDKNYFVAHNEFYEQVLVPKEQRYMGKMLNVRIVSATKFSMMGEPIDKPTMPGLVKPMKKGQVSGLRERPNKIPIPLLVIFAAVLLRLLWIFL